Genomic DNA from Niabella ginsenosidivorans:
ATCAAAGCCTGCCGAATAAAATAAATGCATGCCTGACAGTCCGGGGGCCTTTCCGGTTTATGCCGGTATTACAAACCGGAATGTAGTGCCCCTGCCCTGCTCACTGATCACATCAATGGCAGTGTTATGCAATTCCAGTATCTTTTTCACGATCGCTAATCCGATGCCCATGCCCTTTTTAGGAGCTGCTTCTTTACTAAGCTGCTTATATCGCTCAAAGATATAACGCTGATCTTCCGGTGCAATCCCAACCCCCGTATCTGCAACCTGTACTTTTATCCCTTTTTCAGCAGGCGACAGAATGATCCGGATAGTGCCCCCATCAGGTGTAAATTTCAATGCATTGTCCAGCAGGTTTTGGAACACCCGCTCGGTAAGGGCAATATCTGCAAATACCATGGGCAAATGCTGTGCAGTATCTAAATCAAGGCGGATAGAACGCTCTGTTGCTTTTAGCTGATAGGACATTAAAATATCTGAAGCCAGTTCTTCCAGCAAAAAAGATTCCTTCTCAGGGGTTATCAGGTTGGCTTCCAGCTTTGCATACTGGAAAAGCTGGTCTACAAGGCCCGACAGCTTTTGAGCACTTCCATGAACAATGGCCAGATACCGGTCTTTATCCGTTCCGGCAAGGGTGTTTTTTTTAATCATAAGCGTTTCAATGTAGCCCTGCATAATGGAAAGCGGCGTACGAAGATCATGCGACACATTAGCAATGAGTTCCTGCCTGAACTTATCGGTGGCAGTTATCTTATCGATGTTGCTTACAATAACATCTGCCATTTCATTGAAGGTAGCAGTAAGCAAGCCCAGGTCGCCCCTGGCATTTCCCTCAATGCGGGCCGAATAGTCGCCTTCTTTAAAACGCCGTACCACAGCTGCAATTTTCCTGATGCTGTCTGTTATGAGAAAGAAGGTTACAATACCCACAATAAAAGCAACCGCCAGTGCTGCAAAGAAAATATATGCACCTAAGCGGATGTATATATGGTTATTCAAAGCCGCTAATACTGCCCGCTGCTTTTCACTGGCCAGCACAGCATATACATAACCATACAGGTGCCCGTTCTCGTATATAGGCGCTGCGGAAAAAATAGATGGTTCGCCCGGGAGTTTTGGATTGTCGCCCAGAGGGCGTTCCCCGTCCTTTACAGCCAGCCATCTTTTAACAGCAGCAATATTCACCCGGCGTATCTGCACGGTAGTGTCCGGTACCACAAAATCTGTTATATTCCCGGCAGTATCCAGTAAATACACTTCTACACTGGGATTGGCTACCATGGTAGAGTGTATGATATCGTGCGTTACTGCGGTATCCGGCTTCCCGTTTTTTATCGGCTGCGTAAATGTTACCAGATGTTGCGCAATATCGCCATATAATTGCTGGTGCGCAGCCGTATAATAAGAGCTGGAGAACCTGGAAGCGATCAGCACAAATACCAATCCCAATACCACTAATACGATCGTAAATACAGCAGCAATTTTCCAGAACAGCAGATTGCCTTTTATGGATTTACTCTTTTCCATTATAATTCTTCGTTAAACCTGTACCCGATGCCCCAGGTAGTTAAAATATATTTTGGTGCTGAAGCATCGGCTTCAATTTTTCCCCGTAACCGGTTGATGTGGCTGTTGACGGTATGTTCGTAGCCCTCAAAATCATAACCCCATACCAGGTTCAGCAACCGTTTACGGCTGTAGCTTTTTCCGGGATTGGATGCCAGCAAAACCAGCAGCTCAAATTCCCTGGGCGACAGCTCGACCCGAAGCTCATTTAATGTCACTTTCCGTTTGTCAAAATCAATCTCCAGTTCATCGTACCGGATAACAGAAGGCGTGCTCTTAATGCCCTCCTGCGATGCATTTTCCTCATTCCTTCTGAAAATAACTTTTACACGGGCTATAAATTCCCTTATACTAAACGGTTTTGTAAGATAATCATCTGCTCCTGTCTCCAATCCCATTACCTTGTCAATTTCCTCAGAACGGGCCGTCAGCATCAGAACAGGCGTATGACGATCGGTCTGCCTGATCTTCCTGCATACTTCCATACCGTTCAGTACCGGCAGCATGAGATCCAGGATGATGAGGTCAAAATGATTGCTCTTTGCTGCAAGCAAACCCTCCTGCCCGTTGCCGACAGTATATATTTCACAACCGAGGTCTTTTAAATGAACTTCGAGCAGCTCTACAATTTCCCGGTCATCTTCAATGATTAGTACTTTTTGCATTTGTTATACAGATGAATAGCACAAATTTCAGTAAAAAACAGGTCAAAAGGCCGCCGTGATACTTTTGTTATAACTCTGTTACGTCTTTGGGAGATTAGGATTGTTCTTTTGTTTCAGAATAAAACAGCAGCCGTCATCAGTAAAAGCCTGCTCAAAAGTATGATTACTGATGGCGGTACCGGCAGCAAGCGGTATACTGCGCATCATTAAAAACAATAAAAACAAGCAAATGAAAAAGAGCATCCTGAAGTCGTTTATGGCTTTATCCATCGTAACCCTGCTGGCATCCTGCGATAAAGAGGATATGCCGCAGGCGCAATCAAAAACCATTACTGTTGAAAATGTACTTGACAGCAAGCCCCTGGTTGAGTCCGGAACCTTTAAGGGAAACGGCACGCCCCCGGTTATTCTGCCCGGGCAATCTGTATCCTTTTCATTTTACGCTGCCAAAGGACAACGTCTTACGTTTGCGACCATGTATGGCTGGAGCAATGACCTGTTCTTTGCGCCGGAAAATCCGGGTATTCAACTGTATAATGATGACGGCAGCCCGGTTACCGGCGATGTATCTGCACAAATAAAGCTTTGGGATAACGGAACCCGGGTGAACCAGGTACCCGGCGCCAGTGTCATGCATCCGGACACTGCAGAAACTACTCCAAAGAATATTAAGGAAGTGAACGGCACCGATGATTTCGGTCATAATTATCTGCCTGCATCACAACTGATGCATGTGTCGCTTAGCTATGGCGGCAATTCCGGATTTACCGTTACTATTAAAAATATTTCGGGCGGCACTACTAATGAAACGCCCTTCAGTCCGGGCGTATGGGCCATTTCCTATATTGCCGGTGGCAACCTGCTGTTGCCGGAACCGGTATATTCAGCCGGAAAGCCCACAGCTAACGGTCTTACGAACATTGCAGAAATGGGCGATATAACGATGCTCAGTGCCTATCTCACCGGGCACACCGGTATCTTTACACCGTTATCTCCCGTTTTGGTTGTAGTATACAGCGGATCAGAAAATCCTTTTTATAAAACCGGAGAAAAAGATCGGGGGGAAGGCCTGAAGGAACTGGCACAAAAAGGAAATGCAGCAGTACTTGCAGCAGCGCTGAAAAGCAAGGCAGGTGTAAAAAATGTTTATGTGCTGCAGGACCCGGCAAATACGGTGCTGCTACCCCAGGTAAACGGCGCCAGCGGAGGCAGGGTATCCCAGCAACTGTCGCTGCAGGAAGGCGATAAAATTGCCATAGCTACCATGTATGGCTTTTCCAATGACTGGTTCTTTGCCACTACCGGAAACGATATCAGCAGCGATCAGAAAGGAGATGTTTCTGCAACCATAAGTTTGTTTGATGACGGTACAGCCGTAAACCAATATCCCGGCGCAGGGGTTACCCAGGCCAATCTGGCCGGTACACCACTGGAAGAGAATAAACCGATTCAGATGGTTCCCAATCCTAACCCCTTCAACACATTGCCTGAAATAAAAGATATGATCAAAGTAACCCTGCAATAGAACGGGAGTACGCTAAACGTTTTATGACCTGTGCTGGGCCTGCTGTTCAGCATGATCACTCAAAAACAGGATGCTGTACATCTCTGCGGAGCCCAGCCATTTTTTGGTTGGGTTTCATAAACCGGAGCACCAGTTTTTGAATGAAGAATGGATTGCCACAATGTTTACCGGCATTTTAGGGCACTTGTCATTAACAGGTACTCATAAAAGCGTTGCATTTATGCTTATTGGGATGATAATTTTTTTAACCGTCATCCCGGGCGCAGCCGAGGGATCTCTAATATTATAGAGATTTCTCCACTCCGCTCCATTGTCAGAATGACGTTCCTTATGTAGATTCATTTCCAACAACTTACAACACTTGTTATTAACAGGCATATAAACAGATCCAGGCCTGCGGCCGGGAGGTTCTTTAAAATGGTGAACCTTTTTCGCATCCCGGTTTTCAATTTGTCCGCACCAAATTAATGCAGCATGACCAACCTTCTTACTGGCAAACGGAGAAACATTTTAAATATTTTTATTTAAGCGGCTTCATTTCATTAAAATATTTTATGAAACATAAATCTTTATTAAAAAGATAAAGAAAAAAACGCTTAATTATTTTAGTATTCTAAGAGCTACGCTTATCTTTAATGCTGACTCTGTTCCGGTTCACTCACGTTTTAAAGTCCATTCAACAATATGAATCGTAGAAAATTTATCAAAAACGGTGCTGCTTCCCTGGCTGCTTTTACCATTGTGCCCTCATATGTTTTAGGCGGGCCAAAGCATATTGCGCCAAGCGATCAGCTGACAAGGGCCATTATTGGTGTTGGCTCTATGGGGCAAAACCATATTGCTTATACGGATGCGCGCCTGGTGGCTATTTGCGATGTTGATCAGAAACACCTGGCGGCAGCGCTTGCCAAATGTCCCTCGGGAACAAAGACCTATCACGATTACCGCGAACTGTTGCAGGATCCTGCCATCGACATTGTGCATATTGCCACTCCGCCGCACTGGCATGGAATCATGAGCGTAGACGCAGCAAACGCGGGCAAAGATGTATGGTGCGAAAAGCCGATGACCCGTACTATTGGTGAAGGTAAAAGAGTGCGTGAAGTTATCCAGCAAAATGCGCGCATATTCCGGCTGAACACCTGGTTCCGTTTTACGGATAATTTTTATGGGATGAACACTACTGTAAAGCCCATTAAAAAACTGGTAGAAAGCGGGTTGCTGGGATGGCCATTGAAAGTTACGGTAAACGCTGCAACCGGTTTTAACTGGAAATTTTTCTGGGTAGGTAAACATTCCCTGGAGCCGCAACCGGTGCCGCCGGAGCTGGATTATGATTTCTGGCTGGGGCCGGCTCCTTATAAACCCTATAACCCGCACCGCGTGCACCAGACGTTCCGGGGATATTGGGATTATGATGGTGGCGGTCTGGGCGATATGGGGCAGCATTACCTGGATCCCATTCAATATTTTCTAGGAAAAGATCATACCAGCCCTGTAAAAATTGACGTGGACGCCCCGGAACAGGATCCGGATGCTGCCGGCACCTGGAAACGCATTGAACTGACTTATGAAGACGGTTGCAAAATTGTGCTTGATGGTGAAAACAGGGATGTAAACGCTGCTTATATAGAAGGCCCGAAAGGCAAGGTATATAACGGTTTCAAAACAACCATTCCGGACCTAGACCGTAAGCTGGCCGCGCTTCCTGATCCCGAACCGCAGTTGGGCGACTTTGCACAGGCAGTAAGAACCCGCCAGAAATTTGCGTTAAATGAAGATAACGGGTTCCGCTCTTCCACATTGGTCAACCTGGCCATTACCGCCGTTCGCCTGGGAAGATCTTTACAGTTCGATCCTGTGAAGCTGGCATTTGTTGATGATGCTGCCGCCAATGCGCTTATTCATCAGCCCATGCGTGGCCCCTGGTCCATTTAATAATCGATCAACCATTCAATAACAAAATAGCTATTATAAAATTTTCATCCCGGCAGCTACCGGTATTATACCGGATAAATGCTTCCGATTGCGGAGCCAAAAACAAAAAATACGACACGAATGAAAAAGTTTGCAATACTGCTTTCCCTGTTTTTACTGCTAACCGGTACCAGCAACGGCCAGTATAAAGGCGATGTAAGAACCACAGAAACCAAGGTGGCAGACCTTTTGATGAAGCTGCCTCCCCAAAGTTCCGGTGAGCTGGAAGCAGCCATGCAGGAGTTGGTGGCCATTGGTGCGCCGGGGTATAAAAATATCATTGCAAAGATTCAGCCGCCCGGCTCCGGTACAGATATTGCTGCACGCTATGCCATAAGCGGCTTAACAAAATATCTTGGAAAAGGAAGAGATAAGGCGCAACAAAAAACGGCAGCGCTGGCTCTCGCTGAGGGCATTAAAACAGCCAGGAATGATGAAGTACGCGATTTCCTGCTGCAGGAATTGCAATATGTTGCGGGTGATGAGATCGTACCTGTTGTAAAAGGATACCTGCTAAACAGGCGCCTGAGTGATCCGGCCGCCCGTGTGCTGGTAAGGGCAAACACCACTACATCAGCCAACGCGCTCCTGTATGCATTATCATCGGCAAAAGGGAATCAGCAAATGATCCTGATCAAAGCGCTGGGGGATCTGAAATATGCGCCGGCCGCAAAAAAGATACAACAGCTCTATCCTTCTTTATCCGATGCAGGTGCTAAAAAAGCCGCCTTATATTCCCTGTCGGTCATTGGCGACCCCCAATCTGCACCGTTACTAAAAGCGGCCGCGCAGAAAACCGGATATAAAGGAGAAGCTACCAATGCAGTAAATGCCTATTTACGCTACCTGAACCTTCAGGTAAACAAAGGGCAACCATCGCAGGCTGCAGGAGCAGCTAAAGAACTGCTGGCCATGAACGGCCTACAGGAGCAGTTCAAAAGCGCCGCACTATCGCTCTTATACAGTGCTTCCGGTAACAACGCGCAGCAGGAAATCATTTCAGCCTTAGCCTCACCGGATATCCAATACCGTGCAGCAGCGGTTAACCTGCTAAGCGATCATTATACCCCACAAACGGCAGCAGCCGTTCAGGATGTGGTAAAGCAAACAACAGATCCCGGCCAGCAGGCAGAGCTGCTCTATATTTTTGGAGAGCATAAAGATAAAAACGCGGTTCCTTTTTTAACAGAGCTGCTGCGCTCCGATAATAAAAAGATACAACTGGCAGCTATTGCCGCTATTGCAAAAGCCGGGCAGGAACAGGCGATTGCTCCTTTAATCGGAACGCTGAAGTCTGCAGACACCGAGGTGCTTGATGCCGCAAAAAATGCACTGCTCACCATTAAAGGACCGGAAGTTGCCCGGCAGGCTGCAGCAGCTCTTCCTCAGTCGTCCGGTGCTGCACGTACTATTCTACTGGAAATTGCTGCGCAGCGCGGGGGAGCAGAATATGCACCTGTTGTTTTTGCTGACGCAGCAAGTGCCGATCCAGCTACCTACCTGGCAGCTGTTCAGGCGCTTCCCTATGTTGTTTCCGGTGGGGATGAAAATAAAATTGCAGCGCTTTTAAATAAGGCGCAGGCAGCAGACGCGGTCAATGCCCTTCAACAGGCATTATACGCATCCATAAAAAATAAAAAAACAAAAGCAGACCAGGTGGGTATTATACAGGGGCTGATGCAGGAATCAGGCAGCAGCAAGACCCGTTATTATAATGTATTGGCAGCCATTGGCGGCAGGGAAGCCCTGGATGTGGTAATGAATGAATTCAAAACCGGCGATCCGCAGCAAAAAGAAGCGGCCGTAACCGCATTGGCAAACTGGAGCGATTTTACCGCGCTGGATGCGCTTTACAACATCAGCAAAGACCCTGCGAACAGTGCTATGAAAGAAAAAGCGCTCAACAGTTTTATTGCAGGCATTAATCAATCAGATAACCCGCTGGATCAGAAAGTGCTTCTGTTCCGTAATGCTATGGACCTCGCCACCAATACCGATCAGAAAAAACAGATCCTGTCCGGCATCGGGCACAACAGCTCTTTGCCGGCCCTGGTCTTTGTTTCAAAATACCTGGATGATGCGGCACTACAACAAACCGCAGTTCAGTCTGTAATGAATATAGTGCTGGACCACACCGACCTCTATGGTACCATTGTTGAAAACATTGTTAATAAGGCAATCGCGCTGAATAAGGATGGCGACGCTTCCTATCAAAAAGCAGCATGGGTAAAGCAGCAGGCCAACCTGCCCAAAGACCCGGGTTTCGTTGCCATGTTCAATGGCAAAGATCTCAGCGGATGGAAAGGCCTGGTAGGCAACCCTATTTCCCGTGCAAAAATGACCCCGGAGCAGCTGGCTGCCGAACAAAAAAAGGCAGATGAGCAAATGCGTAAAGACTGGAGGGTTGAAGATGGGAAACTGGTGTTCGACGGAAAAGGGTTCGACAACCTGTGCTCGCAAAAAATGTATCAGGATTTTGAGTTGTTTGTAGACTGGCGGATGGAGCCTAAGGGAGATGGAGGTGTTTACCTGAGAGGATCTCCGCAGGTGCAGACATGGGACTCCTCCCGC
This window encodes:
- a CDS encoding response regulator transcription factor; its protein translation is MQKVLIIEDDREIVELLEVHLKDLGCEIYTVGNGQEGLLAAKSNHFDLIILDLMLPVLNGMEVCRKIRQTDRHTPVLMLTARSEEIDKVMGLETGADDYLTKPFSIREFIARVKVIFRRNEENASQEGIKSTPSVIRYDELEIDFDKRKVTLNELRVELSPREFELLVLLASNPGKSYSRKRLLNLVWGYDFEGYEHTVNSHINRLRGKIEADASAPKYILTTWGIGYRFNEEL
- a CDS encoding DUF1080 domain-containing protein, producing the protein MKKFAILLSLFLLLTGTSNGQYKGDVRTTETKVADLLMKLPPQSSGELEAAMQELVAIGAPGYKNIIAKIQPPGSGTDIAARYAISGLTKYLGKGRDKAQQKTAALALAEGIKTARNDEVRDFLLQELQYVAGDEIVPVVKGYLLNRRLSDPAARVLVRANTTTSANALLYALSSAKGNQQMILIKALGDLKYAPAAKKIQQLYPSLSDAGAKKAALYSLSVIGDPQSAPLLKAAAQKTGYKGEATNAVNAYLRYLNLQVNKGQPSQAAGAAKELLAMNGLQEQFKSAALSLLYSASGNNAQQEIISALASPDIQYRAAAVNLLSDHYTPQTAAAVQDVVKQTTDPGQQAELLYIFGEHKDKNAVPFLTELLRSDNKKIQLAAIAAIAKAGQEQAIAPLIGTLKSADTEVLDAAKNALLTIKGPEVARQAAAALPQSSGAARTILLEIAAQRGGAEYAPVVFADAASADPATYLAAVQALPYVVSGGDENKIAALLNKAQAADAVNALQQALYASIKNKKTKADQVGIIQGLMQESGSSKTRYYNVLAAIGGREALDVVMNEFKTGDPQQKEAAVTALANWSDFTALDALYNISKDPANSAMKEKALNSFIAGINQSDNPLDQKVLLFRNAMDLATNTDQKKQILSGIGHNSSLPALVFVSKYLDDAALQQTAVQSVMNIVLDHTDLYGTIVENIVNKAIALNKDGDASYQKAAWVKQQANLPKDPGFVAMFNGKDLSGWKGLVGNPISRAKMTPEQLAAEQKKADEQMRKDWRVEDGKLVFDGKGFDNLCSQKMYQDFELFVDWRMEPKGDGGVYLRGSPQVQTWDSSRREVGAQVGSGGLYNNQKHRSTPLVFADNPINEWNTFRIRMVGDKVTVYLNGKLVTDNVPLENYWDRNLPIFDKESIELQAHGTRLEFRDVYVRELARPKPYVLSDAEKKEGFVPMFNGTSLDGWTGNTTGYFAQDGMIVCDPKVEVPEGTTKNIYTEKEYSDFIMRFEFQLTPGANNGLGIRAPLQGDAAYVGMELQILDNEAPIYKDLHPYQYHGSVYGIIPAKRGYLKPVGEWNYEEVRAVGNHITVILNGTVILDGDIAQASKNNTEPADHKQHPGLLNKTGHIGFLGHGSPVKFRNLRIKDLSKQ
- a CDS encoding Gfo/Idh/MocA family oxidoreductase, coding for MNRRKFIKNGAASLAAFTIVPSYVLGGPKHIAPSDQLTRAIIGVGSMGQNHIAYTDARLVAICDVDQKHLAAALAKCPSGTKTYHDYRELLQDPAIDIVHIATPPHWHGIMSVDAANAGKDVWCEKPMTRTIGEGKRVREVIQQNARIFRLNTWFRFTDNFYGMNTTVKPIKKLVESGLLGWPLKVTVNAATGFNWKFFWVGKHSLEPQPVPPELDYDFWLGPAPYKPYNPHRVHQTFRGYWDYDGGGLGDMGQHYLDPIQYFLGKDHTSPVKIDVDAPEQDPDAAGTWKRIELTYEDGCKIVLDGENRDVNAAYIEGPKGKVYNGFKTTIPDLDRKLAALPDPEPQLGDFAQAVRTRQKFALNEDNGFRSSTLVNLAITAVRLGRSLQFDPVKLAFVDDAAANALIHQPMRGPWSI
- a CDS encoding HAMP domain-containing sensor histidine kinase yields the protein MEKSKSIKGNLLFWKIAAVFTIVLVVLGLVFVLIASRFSSSYYTAAHQQLYGDIAQHLVTFTQPIKNGKPDTAVTHDIIHSTMVANPSVEVYLLDTAGNITDFVVPDTTVQIRRVNIAAVKRWLAVKDGERPLGDNPKLPGEPSIFSAAPIYENGHLYGYVYAVLASEKQRAVLAALNNHIYIRLGAYIFFAALAVAFIVGIVTFFLITDSIRKIAAVVRRFKEGDYSARIEGNARGDLGLLTATFNEMADVIVSNIDKITATDKFRQELIANVSHDLRTPLSIMQGYIETLMIKKNTLAGTDKDRYLAIVHGSAQKLSGLVDQLFQYAKLEANLITPEKESFLLEELASDILMSYQLKATERSIRLDLDTAQHLPMVFADIALTERVFQNLLDNALKFTPDGGTIRIILSPAEKGIKVQVADTGVGIAPEDQRYIFERYKQLSKEAAPKKGMGIGLAIVKKILELHNTAIDVISEQGRGTTFRFVIPA
- a CDS encoding spondin domain-containing protein translates to MKKSILKSFMALSIVTLLASCDKEDMPQAQSKTITVENVLDSKPLVESGTFKGNGTPPVILPGQSVSFSFYAAKGQRLTFATMYGWSNDLFFAPENPGIQLYNDDGSPVTGDVSAQIKLWDNGTRVNQVPGASVMHPDTAETTPKNIKEVNGTDDFGHNYLPASQLMHVSLSYGGNSGFTVTIKNISGGTTNETPFSPGVWAISYIAGGNLLLPEPVYSAGKPTANGLTNIAEMGDITMLSAYLTGHTGIFTPLSPVLVVVYSGSENPFYKTGEKDRGEGLKELAQKGNAAVLAAALKSKAGVKNVYVLQDPANTVLLPQVNGASGGRVSQQLSLQEGDKIAIATMYGFSNDWFFATTGNDISSDQKGDVSATISLFDDGTAVNQYPGAGVTQANLAGTPLEENKPIQMVPNPNPFNTLPEIKDMIKVTLQ